A section of the Budorcas taxicolor isolate Tak-1 chromosome 17, Takin1.1, whole genome shotgun sequence genome encodes:
- the RILPL2 gene encoding RILP-like protein 2 isoform X3, translating into MEEPPLREEEEEEEEDEAGPEGALGKSPLQLTAEDVYDISYVMGRELMALGSDPRVTQLQFKIVRVLEMLETLVNEGNLTVEELRLERDNLRKEVEGLRREGSAAGPEELRDVLQERNKLKSQLLVVQEELQCYKSGLIPPREGPGGRREKEAFVPRGSSANSNKEEKTIIRKLFSFRSGKQT; encoded by the exons ATGGAGGAGCCCCCTttgagagaggaagaagaggaagaggaggaggacgaGGCGGGACCCGAGGGGGCTCTGGGCAAGAGCCCCTTACAGCTGACCGCTGAGGACGTATATGACATCTCCTACGTGATGGGCCGTGAGCTGATGGCCCTGGGCAGTGACCCCCGGGTGACACAACTGCAGTTCAAGATCGTCCGCGTCCTGGAGATGCTGGAGACGCTGGTGAATGAAGGGAACCTGACGGTGGAGGAGCTAAGATTGGAGCGGGACAACCTCAGGAAGGAGGTGGAGGGGCTGCGGAGAGAGGGCTCGGCTGCCGGGCCGGAG GAGCTGAGGGACGTGCTTCAGGAGCGCAACAAGCTCAAGTCACAGCTGCTGGTGGTGCAGGAAGAGCTGCAGTGCTATAAGAG TGGTCTGATTCCACCAAGAGAAGGcccaggaggaagaagagagaaagaggctttTGTTCCCAGGGGCAGCAGTGCCAACAGCAACAAGGAGGAGAAGACAATCATAAGGAAACT
- the RILPL2 gene encoding RILP-like protein 2 isoform X1 yields MEEPPLREEEEEEEEDEAGPEGALGKSPLQLTAEDVYDISYVMGRELMALGSDPRVTQLQFKIVRVLEMLETLVNEGNLTVEELRLERDNLRKEVEGLRREGSAAGPEVNLGPDKMVVDLTDPNRPRFTLQELRDVLQERNKLKSQLLVVQEELQCYKSGLIPPREGPGGRREKEAFVPRGSSANSNKEEKTIIRKLFSFRSGKQT; encoded by the exons ATGGAGGAGCCCCCTttgagagaggaagaagaggaagaggaggaggacgaGGCGGGACCCGAGGGGGCTCTGGGCAAGAGCCCCTTACAGCTGACCGCTGAGGACGTATATGACATCTCCTACGTGATGGGCCGTGAGCTGATGGCCCTGGGCAGTGACCCCCGGGTGACACAACTGCAGTTCAAGATCGTCCGCGTCCTGGAGATGCTGGAGACGCTGGTGAATGAAGGGAACCTGACGGTGGAGGAGCTAAGATTGGAGCGGGACAACCTCAGGAAGGAGGTGGAGGGGCTGCGGAGAGAGGGCTCGGCTGCCGGGCCGGAG GTGAACCTGGGACCAGACAAAATGGTGGTTGACCTGACAGATCCCAACCGACCACGCTTTACTCTGCAGGAGCTGAGGGACGTGCTTCAGGAGCGCAACAAGCTCAAGTCACAGCTGCTGGTGGTGCAGGAAGAGCTGCAGTGCTATAAGAG TGGTCTGATTCCACCAAGAGAAGGcccaggaggaagaagagagaaagaggctttTGTTCCCAGGGGCAGCAGTGCCAACAGCAACAAGGAGGAGAAGACAATCATAAGGAAACT
- the RILPL2 gene encoding RILP-like protein 2 isoform X2: protein MEEPPLREEEEEEEEDEAGPEGALGKSPLQLTAEDVYDISYVMGRELMALGSDPRVTQLQFKIVRVLEMLETLVNEGNLTVEELRLERDNLRKEVEGLRREGSAAGPEVNLGPDKMVVDLTDPNRPRFTLQELRDVLQERNKLKSQLLVVQEELQCYKSGLIPPREGPGGRREKEAFVPRGSSANSNKEEKTIIRKLL from the exons ATGGAGGAGCCCCCTttgagagaggaagaagaggaagaggaggaggacgaGGCGGGACCCGAGGGGGCTCTGGGCAAGAGCCCCTTACAGCTGACCGCTGAGGACGTATATGACATCTCCTACGTGATGGGCCGTGAGCTGATGGCCCTGGGCAGTGACCCCCGGGTGACACAACTGCAGTTCAAGATCGTCCGCGTCCTGGAGATGCTGGAGACGCTGGTGAATGAAGGGAACCTGACGGTGGAGGAGCTAAGATTGGAGCGGGACAACCTCAGGAAGGAGGTGGAGGGGCTGCGGAGAGAGGGCTCGGCTGCCGGGCCGGAG GTGAACCTGGGACCAGACAAAATGGTGGTTGACCTGACAGATCCCAACCGACCACGCTTTACTCTGCAGGAGCTGAGGGACGTGCTTCAGGAGCGCAACAAGCTCAAGTCACAGCTGCTGGTGGTGCAGGAAGAGCTGCAGTGCTATAAGAG TGGTCTGATTCCACCAAGAGAAGGcccaggaggaagaagagagaaagaggctttTGTTCCCAGGGGCAGCAGTGCCAACAGCAACAAGGAGGAGAAGACAATCATAAGGAAACT